The nucleotide sequence CGCCGACCGTTCGCGAGCGGACGTCTCCGTGCGTCCACAAACGGATTCGCAAGGGCTGCCTGATCGCTTTCGCCAAACGCCCCATGACCGTCTTGCCGCCCCCTCCCCCCAAGTTTTTCTCGACCCTCCGCGAAGCGTCGAGTTCCGTCCCCTGAAGAGTAAACAGAGGCGGCCAGCGTCGCGCGTCCGCCGGCAAGCGCGATCGCGGGTACCGCGCCGCCCCGGTCGGCCGCGTGGAAAAACCGCGGGCGGCGCTCACGTGTCGCGACCCGCCGAGCTCCGTGAGCTCGGCGGCGGTCTGGCCCCGCCCGTGGTTTTACCCCCGTCGCAGATCACGCGGCCTCCAACGGGGCGGCGCGGCATCCGTGATCACGCCCCGCCGGCGGCACCGCTGCGCGTGCGCGGGAGACCGCCTTCGTGTCTACTCTTCAGCGTGCCGGCATTCAGGGTCTCAGGGAGGGCCGATAAAACTGGGGGGCCGGCAAGTCCATGACCGTACATTGATTGTGTTATCTCGATATGATAACAGTAGAGCGTGCACCCGCGCAGTGACCCGACGGTCGATAGTGATCACATGACGACGCTGAAGGTGGGTATCGCCAGCTATGAGGAGATGAAGGCGCGCACCATGCGGATTGCGCGTGGCGAGCGTCGTGTCGCGTTCGGTGAAACCAAGGTCTGGTTCACCTCGACGGAATCCTTTGCCAAAGTGCTGTCGGCCGGCAACCGCGAGCTGCTGCGGATCATCGCCGAGCACGCGCCCGGCTCGCTTGATGAGTTGTCACAGATTACTGGCCGGGCCAAGTCGAACCTGTCGCGGACGCTCAAGACGATGGAGGGGTACGGTCTTGTCCGCTTGCAGCGCGGCGAGCGTGGGCGGATTGCACCAAAGGTCGCACACGATCGGGTAGAGTTGGACTTGCCGCTGACAAGCCCGACAGACGCCGAGCGGAAACGGGAGACGGTCTGAGCCATGTTGCTGTTCACCGATCTTGGACGCGCCGTGCGCCTGTTCCGAACCCGCCCGGCCTTTGCCGCGTGCGCCGTCCTCACACTTGCGGTGGGTATCGGCGCCAACGCGGCCGTGTTCACCTTCGTCGACCAGGCGTTGTTCAAGCCCCTTCCGTACGAGGACGCGGAGCAGCTCTACAAGCTGAATCCGGTCGATCCGCAGACCGGCGAGCGCTTTGGCATGGTCTCGGGCCTGGTGGTAGAGGCGCTCGCACAGAACTCGCGGCAGTTGGTAGGGCTTGCCACCAGTGACGAGGCTGACGTCATGCCGGCGCCCGAGCCTGGTGCGCTCGAGGCTAGGCCGTTCCTCGCCGCTGAGGTTTCTCGGAACTTTCTCGAGGTGCTCGGCGTGCATCTCCTCATGGGCCACGGCTTCGCAGGCGACCCCACGTGCCAGGCCGCGTCGGAGATCCTAATCAGCTACGAGTGGTGGCAAAAGCGCTTCGGAGGACGCGACGACATTATCGGTCAGACGATA is from Luteitalea sp. and encodes:
- a CDS encoding helix-turn-helix domain-containing protein yields the protein MTTLKVGIASYEEMKARTMRIARGERRVAFGETKVWFTSTESFAKVLSAGNRELLRIIAEHAPGSLDELSQITGRAKSNLSRTLKTMEGYGLVRLQRGERGRIAPKVAHDRVELDLPLTSPTDAERKRETV